The Juglans microcarpa x Juglans regia isolate MS1-56 chromosome 2D, Jm3101_v1.0, whole genome shotgun sequence DNA window ATCATAAAGCTATGCATACATGTGGAAGCCCAAAGAGATTACAAATTGCTTCCTTATGTTATTGATATGAACAAGTTCGTGCTCAATGGAGTTGTTTGTACAAACTTTAACCTTTAATGGTGTTCTCATAGTTTCATAGTGGTAACCTATATGTTCTCTTTGTCAGTTCTTCAGTTTAAAAGAAGTGGTGATGCCTATCTTTATGATCTTGGCAGTACTCATGGTACTTTCATTAACAAGAGTCAGGTATTAACTCGAAGCCTTTTTCCCTTCAattgcattattttatttattataactaaaaatattaaaaactatggTAATGTATGAGGTTAAactttcaatttatttgtttatggttttgttatttgataatattctcaaattttcaatgaAACCTATAAGATATCTCTAAGAATATGTTAATTTGTGACACAAGTGCGCACACATATATGAATTCACCTCTTTTCCTGATGGCTTTTTCATGAAAAGCATTTTTTGTTGTGACATATGATAATTGTCAATTGGTGATATCATTATCTAACCAGTGTTCCTTCTCCCCTTTAATCAGgttaagaaaaatgtttatgtGGACTTGCATGTTGGTGATGTCATTCGGTTTGGCCAGTGAGTGTTTTTTCCCCGATTGTTTTAACttcattatataaattttggttgGGTGTCTCCTATTGTATACTTCCTTTGTAATGGGTTCCGCCCCTTTGCACTTTGAATAAATTTCcttgtaaagaaaaattataaatacttgAGTCTATTCTTGTTTTATGACATTTTCTTGTGATTCTCTTCCATCTGGTCTGTGCTAGTAAAATCTGCATGGGTCTAAGCTAGCACTGCATAGacgatgctcttgtatatgtcccgtatacttggcctcttgcctattcttatgatcaatgagattttctttactgatcaaaaaaggaTCTGCATGGGTAATAGATTCTCCTAGATTCGAtatcttaaataataatatcgtGATAGCtaactcataatattttaagaaatgattcagCTTGGTGGCTCCATAGTTTTTGGCATTTTGCATGGGTAATCCATGTGTTAgatgaaatttcaaaatccATGGAACTTGGATTGCATggtactaattatttttttataattacattatttattgtattgttGACAGTCTATTGTgctgttcttcttctttgcttctttcttcttttagtagttattttttttattagtactGAGTGTCCGGGAACAgtgtcccaactaatcccaggggtgtacaggccctcggcaaggagtttcttgcaagtgcacctcggataattcaaggggaaaatttCCTactccgatggcccctagagattgtttgcacccagtGGGATTCGAACCCACTTCTTTGATAGTTATTAATGGCTTTTACATTGGTATAAGGTATTGTTAGGTTTAGATAGAGAGGCGTAAGGTATTTatgtttatcattcttaaattttttaaatatttttattggtatATGGTTCTGATCATTCCGTTTTTTCTAATTGTATAGTTCATCTCGCTTGTACATTTTCCAAGGACCGGCTGAGTTGATGCTGCCAGTAAGATTTCAATGCCaacattttaatatcattcaaTTTCTGATATGATCTGCTATTTTTGTGCTTGGATATGATGTATCCCTTGCGTTCACATACAAGAGAGTATGTTAGTGTCCCTACTAACAGAAGCACAAACTATCATCAATAGCAccatgtgttttcttatatgTAGGCAGGTGCATATTCACGTTTGACAAGAGTCTTCCTCTTCTTGATGAATAGTTGTAGATTTctgtcctgtgtacttgggttctTGCGTTCTTGCCTAtccttatgatcaataaaatcttatttaccgataaaaaaaaaataaattgtggaTTTCTCCTGTTTCTATCATTAACTTCTCATAATTCATAATCTAGATGAAGATCCATTTGGGAGATATTGTATTGTGGTAAGCATCTGTTTTTCAagtttttcccctcttttttttttttatcggtaatcaagaagttttattcacaataataggcaaagcccaagtgcacaaggagtatacatgagaagtacctaactagagtttacaactgaaagtagaaagtcatggacatttagtccTTTACAAACAAGTGTGCTCTAACGGTATGAAATTCTCAAACcttagaaaagtgaaaaaataaaaatagactgaAGTCAGCATTTATGAAAGAGGAATTCAAGGATTGCAGATAATTGCAAACACTTTCAACAAATGAGTCATCAAGAACCTTCACGATCATTTTTATTCCGTTTGATGATGTTACAATTGTGTTCCAcaagaaatattttgatatactTTTTGTCTAATGTTCATTTTGCATAGCATCTTCATGGCTATTTAcacttttttgtttataaatttttagataatCTTCTCCCTCTTTTGTTTGCATTTTCATTCCCATTGCTTTAGTccttttttttggttgattttttcccttttatagGAGAGGGACTTGAAAGTTATAAGAGATGCAAAAATTCGAGAAGAGGTGCTAGACCGGGAAGCTTCCCTTCAACGAGCAAGACGGGAAGCATCTCTTGCTGATGGTATCTCATGGGGTATGGGAGAGGATGCAATCGAAGAAACTGAGGTTTGTGGGGCTTTATGGTCATTGGTCACGTCTCAGAtcagatttatatatttattgatagTCACTTCTTTGATCAGATGTGACTTGGATAgaatctttcttttcttgaaatattatagctttttttatttttttgaaatgcaGGATTCAGTTTCTTTTGATGAAAATTTACTCTGAATGTTTTCCACATTCACTGATACATTTTGGTGTATATTCAGGATACTGGTGATGAAGTAACTTGGCAGACATACAAAGGACAGCTTACAGAGAAGCAGGAAAAAACCCGTggtaaaatattgaaaagaacGGAAAAGGCAAGTGCCATgattctgataacatgttttctAAATAGGCCATGTCTAatcaaataatgatatttttgtgttttagctTAGACTCCTTTTTCTGTAAGTACATATGACCTCCTTTTCAAGAACCAGTAAGGAAACTATTTGATGGGTGTTCATTTAGGGTGTTGGAGCAGTTAGTGATTTATAAATCAAGTCTAATAGAATTGTCTACTCCCAATTTGTGTTCTATGTCATTAAGTTTTCACACTCATATTGGTGCTTATGCCTTCTGTACACATTCACTTTACTGGCTGCAGATTGCTCAtatgaaaaaggaaatagaTGCCATCCGTGTTAAAGACATTGCTCAAGGTGGTTTGACACAAGGGCAACAGACTCAAATTGCTCGGAATGAGCAAAGGATTACACAGGTAAAACTCTATATTTAATACAATCATGGTGGTTGTaaacttaaatttatatttctttttataggtGGTGGTTGTAAACTTAGTGATAGGCTGTATGCATCCAAGAGATCAATTTTTTAACGCACCCTAGGCACACCTTGAAACAGCATGACTCTGACCTTCAAAACTTATGCTTGTTGAGTAGAGGattagtttcttttctttttggaaagaGATATTGGTTCATGTGTGGACACATATCTTGACATTGTACTTACAATTTTGTGTAGATTATGGAAGAACTAGAAAACTTGGAGGAGACACTGAATGATAGTATCCAAGAAAGTATAGGTGCACGTACTGGAAAGATATCTCGTGGTAAGAAGATAGGAGCCgcagaagatgatgaagaatattCAAGGTATTTTATCTATGGCAAATGCTCTGTTTTAAACGGAGACTTCAAGATTAATTTAGTGTTATTAtgtttcagtttctttttttttttttttgataagtaagtttcagtttcttttcctaaacaaaatatttgaacTTCCAGAggatataatatagttttattcttGAAGTATCAATAACAATGATGATGGTTATGATGGTCATGCATATTGGATTTGTTGTTAATGCATGGAATTATATGTTTCGTGCACTTGGGCAATATCTATTTCTATCAAGAAAATTTGTTTACTGATCAAGAAAAAATGATGTCATTTGCTCAGTGATGAGGATGAATTTTATGATCGGACAAAGAAGAAGGCTTCTAGTCAAAAAGTTGGTGAGAACCAATCTGTTGAAACTGCTGATACTCTTCTTGATAAGCGAGATGCCATAATACAGGAAATGGAAGAGAATAAAAAGTTGCTTTCAATTGAAAAGAACAGAATGGCATCACAAACTACAGTTGAAACTGAGGTTGGAGATGCACTTGATGCTTACATGTCAGGGCTTTCATCTCAGCTAGGTAAGATATCAGATTCTGGATTTGTCAATTGATTTTGAATGCATTACTGTTGGGAAGAAGAATCCTATTGTTTTGCGTTGTCATAGTGTGCTTGCATATCTGACGGTGTATATATCATTCTCCACATGCATTTGTATGTGATAAGGGAACAGTCAAGGGATTAACATGCTGGGAAGGCATTATTAATGTGGTAGCATCGATGCGGAGCTGTTTAACAAATATGGAAATTAATGATGCTTGATGTATGTATGTTCACGTGTTACCTATGAAAATTGGTGGGCCATTTACAAATTTTTGTGTCATGAGTTCTGTTCAACTATAAGCCTAGATTTCAAAGTACTTGGAGATGCACGTGTATTTGACCTCTATCATGTCCAAGTAATagattaatcttattattactGAAATGTGATGCAAATGTTTTTTGGTGTTTCATCGTTGGcatctacttataaaaaaagggtATTTGGCATTTACTTTCAGTAATTAGGTGaattctcttgtatacttcttgtgtactaaggctatgcctattttagtatcaataaaattgcttttacctataaaaaaaaaatatataaatatatatatatatatatatatatatatattgaatgctTGAGAGCATATGATCttgttattttgtttctgaGATCTTCTTATTGTCAGTGCTTGATAAAACCGTGCAACTTGAGAAGGACTTATCAGCTCTCCAGTCAGAACTGGATAGGATATGTTACTTGTTGAAGATTGCTGATCCAACTGGAGAAGCTGCAAATAAAAGGGATTTGAAAGCAAAAGAGCAGAAGCCCAACAAATCAGAAACTCCCGCAGCTGCAATTAAGAAGCAACTTCCTACGGTTCCAAAAGAAAAGAGTCAACCAGAGAAAGGAGTGAATGGCTCTGTGCTGAAAGAGGGAACTACAGATGCAACTGTGGAGTCGAGCAAGAAGCCAGAAGCTGCCAAGATTGTCAGCGATGCAACTGAAGGCAAAACAGCTGTATATACTGTTGTGAAGCCCCAATGGCTTGGGGCTATAGAGGATAGAAAGATAGAAGTGGCCCAACAAGTAGCACCCCTGGATCTTCATGAGCCTGATCATTTTGTTGACTACAAAGATAGGATGAAAATATTGGGTGCTGAGGAGGAAACACACACAAAGGGGGTGTCTGGGATTGAAAGTGCTGCACCAGGTTTGATTGTAAGGAAGCGGAAGCAAGTTGATAAACCTGAAGGTGGCGACAGCAATGCTCCTCAATCGTGGACATCTTCCTCTTCAGGAGCTGTGATGGCAGAGGATGCTGTGGCATTGCTGCTAAAGCATCAAAAGGGGTATCGTGCACCAGATGATGAGGAGAAATATGAAGGCCAAGATAGTTCAGGGGATAACCAGTCGAGTCAGGATAACAAAAAGCCTAAGAGGGTGCTAGGTCCTGAGAAGCCCTCATTTCTCAATGGTACTAAAGATTATGAATCTTGGGTACCCCCGGAAGGTAAGCAGTCTGCTCTAGAGCCGTGCCAAGTATTCCATACTTTTATTTGTAGCTGGTCTAATTATTATATCATCTCTATGCTTTATGCAGGACAAACAGGTGATGGGCGGACATCCTTAAACGAACGCTATGGTTACTGAGTTTCCAAGTGTTGCGTGCTTACTCTGAAGTACGTGGCTGGTAATTATGTAAATTGGCATGAAATTATGTGCTTTTGAAGGCATTCGTGGTGGAAATAGACTCACTCTTGCTTGGACTTTCGTAATCAAGTTTAAGTTGGAGGGATATGACTCGGATGAGGTTTGTAGGAGACGTTATGGGAAGATGTGGTAATAGAGAAACAACATCGTGCAATATGTAACTGAGTCAGAGAATTGCACTGTTTTCCCAAGGAAATATTGCATTAGGAAAATGtcaaaagatataaaatgaGGGGTACCGGGCCTACAAATATTCCGAAAGGAAAAagcaatataaataaaaaggatgTGGGTCTGATAAATTGATCTCGACCCTTCCTCGAAATTATTGATCCAATTTGATACAACATAGCGAAGTGTCTTGATCTCAACCTCCAAAAGGAGATAAGCCGATCCATATACTCTATAAAAAGTTTTGCTTCCCTTTATGTTACATGATATAGTGAGGTATCGGACTCCCAATTACTTGcaataaaaggaaatatataCACGTATATGGCACAGTCCTGAAGAATAACGGAAAAGAAGTATTATATCCTAAAGAAAAAGCAATATTTGCATCTGCAACTATCAAAAGAACCTTGATCCTAGCATTTTCTCACAACAGACTCTGATATCAATCGAATCATCATGAAGCTTCGCATCTTTAACACGATGCATGGAAATGTATTGTCAAGAAGCTGTGTACAAGCAGCAGCCATTGCGCACTTATATCTCAGCTTCCTATTTAGAATTTTCCTGCCGTGATTCGACTTCAGACAAGCTCTTTTAACCCATATGGCATACATACAAAGAAAAACTGAAGTTACGCGTTGGCTGTACAGGAGCATAGAAAGCTGAGTTCAAGGCCACATGAAGCATCAAGTAGCAATCTTCTCCATGTGCAGGGACATCCTCACGTAATATTTACATCGATGGTGCAGCAATTCTCAACGAGGGATTTTGACAGAAGACCCTTCTTTTCCTAACCATGATATGGAAAGAAACAGAGAAGCAAACATCTATAGAGGCATGAGATCACTGTAGCCCTGGGGGAGAGAAATACGTGCATCTGTTCAGTTAAAGAAGTATGGGGATTCCAAGACATCCATTAAATCAAAGTCCCCACGTTCAGGTAAGGAAGGAAAAGACAATGTCGGGAAGGACTGCTGAAAGCTTTCAAGTAACTGCATACAAAACAATTGGTTAGAACAATGAACTACTAGATAATAGATTTGAAATGCTTACATGCTTACACTTCTCTAAGTTTCAatcagaaaaagagaaatgaataaactaatttcttaaaaatcggcagtttcatcattattttctttttttccatattCAGCAAAATTATGGTGATGATACTATCACTAAATGGGCTTCCTATTTCATTTAAATGTATATACGTAAAGATACTGTACATTCTCCAGTATTGGTGTCTCATAGAGTTCAACAAACTTCTCTCTAAGTATCCTGCTCATTTCATCCACATCACATGCATGGGTCCAATATGAATCATGAACACCTGTAATCATATACCAGTGGTAAAATCAGTAGAAAGTTGAAAGcaacaaaggagaaaaaaaaggaaggaaccATAAGAAAAACCTGCAAAGTTCAAGCCAGCTTTTTTGCAGGCAATTGCAGTCTTCATCATGTGAGAACCATCGAGGGAGTGAATGAAGTTTGGTGGAAAAGCTGTCCTCTGCCGGTTGACCATGACCTACAATGGTAAAATTGAACTCGGTAGCCCAAAATATCCAACATAAAATGTGATGGCTATATTCATCACATTAAAACCCTAGAAAGTCAAAGCTGAAGATGAAATTGGCCTCCTTTTTGTTGCTCTTCAATttagggtaaaaaaaaaagaaatcggcCCTATATATCTTTGTTCAGTCAGCATGACTAACCAACTGTATATCAATGCATTTTGATTGGATCCATCATTAGATGCTCTAAGCCATTTCCAGCTTCCACATTCAGGGCAGAACCAAGAATCATTTCTTGCAGATGAGAAGGGGTGAAGAAGAGAATGGGGAATGGGGTTACATTAGAAATTCATTTCCGTTGGGTCAATCTATAAACTTAAATACATCTAGCACATGGAGGAGCAGGAATGCAAGGTGGGGCATTGCACCCCGTTTGTAGAATCCCACATCTAGCTAGAAATTTGGGGCAAACCCACATATTTGCAAAGGAGTGatactagatacagtcatgGGTTGTGCAAGTGCTGCACACTCTTTTAGAgtagggtccactattaaaaaattaatttttttttttatgtggatcccATATTAACTTACTGTTTCCAAAATGAGTGTGTGGCGCTTGCGCactctatgactgcaaatatcatttctctgcaaagagaaatgctacaacATGAAATAGGCGTGCCAGACATTGAATGTCAATGTATAATGCAGGGGTGACGTGTATGCTGGGAATTACACTAAAAAAACCCACATAACCAAGCAGAGCTCAGATGGGAAAGTAAGCACAACTACCTTTTCTGTTTCTCGCTGTAGTGATAATATCTGAAGAGAAGTTTTTATCTGCATTgaatttcataaaaagaaatttaatgaCTTGAAATGTTGTTTTGGATTCTAGA harbors:
- the LOC121248191 gene encoding LOW QUALITY PROTEIN: kanadaptin (The sequence of the model RefSeq protein was modified relative to this genomic sequence to represent the inferred CDS: inserted 1 base in 1 codon), encoding MTTTMGPPPPKPQIDNIVTQSQPQPEPDTNKFDTAEEPIENLPETEHDSAKTTSEPSPLHQSAKAAPAPYTIPXWSGAPCHQFYLEILKDGSIIDQFHVHEKGAYMFGRVDLCDFLLEHPTISRFHAVLQFKRSGDAYLYDLGSTHGTFINKSQVKKNVYVDLHVGDVIRFGHSSRLYIFQGPAELMLPERDLKVIRDAKIREEVLDREASLQRARREASLADGISWGMGEDAIEETEDTGDEVTWQTYKGQLTEKQEKTRGKILKRTEKIAHMKKEIDAIRVKDIAQGGLTQGQQTQIARNEQRITQIMEELENLEETLNDSIQESIGARTGKISRGKKIGAAEDDEEYSSDEDEFYDRTKKKASSQKVGENQSVETADTLLDKRDAIIQEMEENKKLLSIEKNRMASQTTVETEVGDALDAYMSGLSSQLVLDKTVQLEKDLSALQSELDRICYLLKIADPTGEAANKRDLKAKEQKPNKSETPAAAIKKQLPTVPKEKSQPEKGVNGSVLKEGTTDATVESSKKPEAAKIVSDATEGKTAVYTVVKPQWLGAIEDRKIEVAQQVAPLDLHEPDHFVDYKDRMKILGAEEETHTKGVSGIESAAPGLIVRKRKQVDKPEGGDSNAPQSWTSSSSGAVMAEDAVALLLKHQKGYRAPDDEEKYEGQDSSGDNQSSQDNKKPKRVLGPEKPSFLNGTKDYESWVPPEGQTGDGRTSLNERYGY